The bacterium nucleotide sequence ATTTTGCCGTGACAAATATTGCAAGCCTGGGGGTTTTGGTAATCTAAGTGGTGGCATTTTTGGCAATTTCCTATTTTTTCTATATGCCTTTTGTGGGAAAATGAAACCTTTCCAACCCTTATTCTATCAGGAATCCCTGCAACAAATGCAACTATAGGAAAGAGAAAGAGAAAAACCTTAAAAACTTTAGTAAACATAATGATTATTATCTTTACATTCCATTTCTATCCAGAAGAACATTTTAAACATAAATATATTTTATCTAAAACCTTTTTGTCAATTTTTATTTTCTTAATTCCAAAAATGCTTGATGCTGCTTATTTTCTGATAATAATTATGTTAACTTATTCTTATTTCTTCTTATTATCCTTTGTTGCTTTACAAAGGCAAAGGAAGATAAGCTATATATAAATTGCCACACAAATAGCAATATTGTTAAACCATTCATACTATAACCTTTATCCCTCTTGTCCTTTTTATCCCTGTCCATATCTATCTAACTACCTTTGGAAAAACACCCTTAAGCCATCTAAAGGCTATGTTCACTGGCTATGAGGAAGAGTAGATTTTTCTGGCAAAATATATACAGGGGTTTTAAAAATTTTAGCACTATTGAGTTCGTGTTTATGGGGTTTAATTTCATCTAATAAATCAAAATACTCATCAAGAGAACGCTGTTTCTTGTCTTTGTTAAATAGATTTTTTTTAGAGGCTTTATTGTCCCATTGAAAAATAAGGCTGTTAATTTTTGCTTTATTCATTTATAATTTCATCATAATACCTTTCAAGTCCATATTTCTTAAAAAGTCTTTGCAAGGCATTTTTTTTAAAATTTGTAAGATGGAATATCTCCTTAATATCGGCAAGCTCTTTATATTTTCTAGGAGGGTCATTCTGAATTGCAAAGAGCTTTAGACTAATTAAGTGTTCAGGGCTAACTACTGGAATTTCAAGATTTTCAAGAATAAGTTTTTTCTTTGTGGATTGGAAAATAGTATTGGCTGTTTCGCCACCTACATAAACCACATCTATCCTTACTTGTCCAAGGGGATGTAGGTGATTGGAAAAACCCTCTGAACGGTTTAATGTTTCAAAGCCAATTTTCTCAAGATACTCAACAATCATTTTCTGGTATTCAACCCTCGTAATGAAATCAATATCTTTTGTTGCCCTAGTATATCCATAAGCATAGAGGCCGAATGCTCCGATAACTGCATAATCAAAATTTTCCTGTTCAAAAAAATTTGTTAATAACTTAAATTGTTCTTTTATGCTCATTTTTATAATACCCGCATATTGCATCAACAAGACCCTCATCTGTAAAGGTAGAGGCAACAATATCTACTGAAATTCCATTATCCATTAAAGCCTTGCTGGTTATAGGTCCTATGCTTGCAATTTTAGCATCAAAGATTCCTATTAGCTTAAGGAAGGAAGAAACACAGGATGGGCTTGTAAAGCAGATTGCATCTATTTCGTTGTTTTGGATGATGCTTTTTATAGGATTTGGGTCTTTTTCTGTTGGTTTTGCCTCATATAATATAAGTGTATTAACACTTGCGCCATTCCTGGAAATCCCTGAGATAAGAATATCCCGTCCTTCTTTTGACCTTATAACAAGAACCTTTTTATCCTTAATTCCTTCCTTTAAAAGCATATCAAGTAATGCTTCTTGTTGATATGTCTCTGGCATAATATCTACCT carries:
- a CDS encoding nucleotidyl transferase AbiEii/AbiGii toxin family protein: MSIKEQFKLLTNFFEQENFDYAVIGAFGLYAYGYTRATKDIDFITRVEYQKMIVEYLEKIGFETLNRSEGFSNHLHPLGQVRIDVVYVGGETANTIFQSTKKKLILENLEIPVVSPEHLISLKLFAIQNDPPRKYKELADIKEIFHLTNFKKNALQRLFKKYGLERYYDEIINE